A single genomic interval of Terriglobia bacterium harbors:
- a CDS encoding response regulator, which yields MSTIFQRDCLSCAISRNPCVLCGPLLRVPVLLSAARYVCELPEQEASAMRTQNKKILIVDSDESVLIALERVLEEQGYETTTAWELNEALKLMDASRFDVLLVGDHPPDLNCERLLKLLRRGQLWTPCVVMHSAARHPFSEQYLQYLGAHGVACKWNDKEVLEEVRKCVADLHVAA from the coding sequence ATGAGCACCATCTTTCAGCGCGATTGTCTCAGTTGCGCCATCTCCCGTAATCCTTGTGTGCTATGCGGGCCGCTTCTGCGGGTCCCGGTTCTGCTTTCTGCTGCCCGCTACGTGTGTGAACTCCCTGAACAGGAGGCAAGTGCCATGCGCACGCAGAACAAGAAAATTCTCATCGTGGACAGTGATGAATCCGTACTCATCGCCCTGGAACGTGTACTGGAGGAACAAGGATATGAAACTACCACCGCATGGGAGCTGAACGAGGCCCTGAAATTGATGGACGCCAGCCGCTTTGATGTCCTGCTGGTGGGCGATCATCCGCCCGATCTGAACTGCGAGCGCTTGTTGAAGCTGCTGCGCCGAGGGCAGTTGTGGACGCCCTGCGTGGTGATGCATTCGGCGGCGCGGCATCCTTTCTCGGAGCAGTACCTGCAGTATCTGGGCGCGCACGGAGTGGCATGCAAGTGGAACGACAAGGAGGTATTGGAGGAGGTCAGGAAGTGCGTGGCCGATCTTCACGTCGCAGCCTGA